A region from the Triticum aestivum cultivar Chinese Spring chromosome 3D, IWGSC CS RefSeq v2.1, whole genome shotgun sequence genome encodes:
- the LOC123077871 gene encoding rac-like GTP-binding protein 1 has translation MSGGAGAAAAVSRFIKCVAVGDGAVGKTCMLICYTCNKFPTDYIPTVFDNFSANVSVDGSIVNLGLWDTAGQEDYSRLRPLSYRGADVFILSFSLTSRASYENVHKKWMPELRRYAPGIPVLLVGTKLDLREDRAYLADHAADSIITTEQGEELRRQIGAVAYIECSSKTQRNIKAVFDTAIKAVLQPQRHKEVARKEIRTRSSRSVRRYFCGSVCLA, from the exons ATGAGCGGcggagcgggggcggcggcggcggtgagcagGTTCATCAAGTGCGTGGCCGTGGGCGACGGCGCCGTGGGCAAGACCTGCATGCTCATCTGCTACACCTGCAACAAGTTCCCCACC GACTACATCCCCACAGTGTTCGACAACTTCAGCGCCAATGTCTCCGTGGACGGCAGCATCGTCAACCTCGGCCTCTGGGACACCGCAG GTCAGGAGGATTACAGCAGGCTGAGGCCTCTGAGCTACAGGGGAGCCGATGTCTTCATCCTCTCCTTCTCCCTCACCAGCAGAGCAAGCTATGAGAATGTGCACAAGAAG TGGATGCCGGAGCTTCGCCGGTACGCCCCCGGCATTCCTGTACTACTTGTTGGAACCAAGTTGG ATCTCCGAGAAGATAGAGCATATCTTGCTGATCATGCAGCTGATTCCATCATAACAACTGAGCAG GGTGAGGAGCTTCGGAGACAAATAGGTGCGGTGGCATACATAGAATGCAGCTCCAAGACACAAAGG AACATTAAGGCTGTTTTCGACACCGCAATCAAGGCAGTTCTTCAACCTCAAAGGCACAAGGAGGTAGCCAGAAAGGAAATTCGGACTCGCTCTAGTCGGTCAGTAAG GCGCTACTTCTGCGGGAGTGTTTGCTTAGCATAG